The following is a genomic window from Hypomesus transpacificus isolate Combined female unplaced genomic scaffold, fHypTra1 scaffold_515, whole genome shotgun sequence.
CCGCTCCGGGACATGTCATGGCTGATTGTACCTGCCTCCCAATCACCATCTTCCTGCCTTGATATCACAATCACCATCTTCCTGCCTTGCTCCTTGACTCCCAGCTAATGAGGAAGAAGAAAACCCTCTTTCTAGAGTTGTGATTCTGTTATCGTTCATAATTCATTGAAATGGTCTTCTCACACATTGGCTTTTAACAGGCCAGCTCATCTCTGTGCCCAGTGTCAGTGATATTCTCTAAATACAGTAGCACAGTTATCTTATCTAACCTTTTCTCAATACTCACAATTGCACCTCTGTGTTACTGTACTATGGTGTCCATGGTGAATGGTTGCTCCTGGAGACCATTCTGTCCAGAGTCAACAGGGAAGTGGTGAATTAGACCATTGTGTTCTCATTAAAGCTACTTCTGTGTGGAAGGTGGCAGCTGTTAATCTTGGCACACAGGGACGGTACGAggattatcacacacacaaacacacgcacactcacacacgtccaGAGATAAGCTGGGGCCATTGCTTTTGAAATGTATGAAACTGCTACTGTTCCCCAGTGTCTTGTCTGGCCATACATCTCTCTGCATGACTCACAATCTATATCTCCTCATTGTCGTTGTAGAAGTGTTGCAACAATAGGATAGTGGTTCTtcagacaaaaacaaaaggTCCTATTTTCCTCTACTAGTCAGTCATGTGACTTCAGTGCTGCATCACTCTGACTCCTGTAGGAGATGAAGCTTCTCTaacctgctcctcttctctttcccctcctccttcatccctccttcctgtcctccagctgGAATGTCCTGAGCTGGTCCTCCAGGGAGGGACGTGCAGCGGCCGAGGTAGCCACGGCGACAGCAGCATCCGTTGCTGATGGGACCTACTGCGCCACGATGAGCCTTCAAGATGGAGGCTGTGGCTACGCTAACTCCGCCAACGCCGGCCATGCTAGCGGGAGCATGCGTAGGCGCCTGGAGGACCAGGAATTCACCCTGCGAGTGTACCCGGGCTCCCTGGCTGAGGGCACCATCTACTGCCCCGTCGCTGCCCGCAAGAGCACCACTGCTGCCGAGGGGATCGAGCGCCTCATCGAGCGCCTGCGTCTGGACCGCACCAAGTGCTACGTGCTGGCGGAGGTGAAGGAGtttgggggggaggagtggattCTCAACCCCAGTGACTGCCCCGTCCAGAGGATGATGCTGTGGCCTCGGAACGCCCTGGAGAACCGCTGCGGCCTGGGCAGCGGCGAAGACTACCGCTTCCTGCTGCGCCAGAAGAACCTGGACGGCTCCATCCACTACGGCGGCAGCCTGCAGATGTGGCTGCGTGTGACCGAGGAGCGGCGCCGCATGGTGGAGCGAGgtttcctcccccagcctgcagggggcgagCACCCAGCCGACCTGTGTGCCCTCCCTGAGCTGACGGAGAGAGCTCTGCTGGACAGCCTCCGCGCCCGCTTCCGCCAGGAGAGCATCTACACCTATGTGGGCAGCATCCTCATCGTCATCAACCCCTTCCAGTTCCTGCCCATCTACAACCCCAAGTACGTGAAGATGTATGATAACCACCAGCTGGGCAAGCTAGAGCCACACATCTACGCCGTTGCGGACGTCGCGTACCACGCCATGCTGCAGCGACACAGGAACCAGTGCATCGTCATCTCTGGGGAGAGCGGCTCGGGCAAGACCCAGAGCACCAACTTCCTGATCCATCACCTGACGGCGCTCAGCCAGAAGGGATTCGCCAGCGGGGTGGAGCAGATCATactgggggcggggcctgtgTTAGAGGTAACCATCTTTTGTTAATTCCTTTATTTTGCGCTGTGAAGACAACACGCACATGCTTCATAGACATGTAAGGAGTGGTTTATGGATTCCTTGTTTAAGTCTTATTTC
Proteins encoded in this region:
- the LOC124465486 gene encoding unconventional myosin-IXAb-like — protein: PLVYRTRAVLVYQTRAVLVTQTRVVLVTQIRAVLVNQARAVLVNQECCFSYVLRMSSWNVLSWSSREGRAAAEVATATAASVADGTYCATMSLQDGGCGYANSANAGHASGSMRRRLEDQEFTLRVYPGSLAEGTIYCPVAARKSTTAAEGIERLIERLRLDRTKCYVLAEVKEFGGEEWILNPSDCPVQRMMLWPRNALENRCGLGSGEDYRFLLRQKNLDGSIHYGGSLQMWLRVTEERRRMVERGFLPQPAGGEHPADLCALPELTERALLDSLRARFRQESIYTYVGSILIVINPFQFLPIYNPKYVKMYDNHQLGKLEPHIYAVADVAYHAMLQRHRNQCIVISGESGSGKTQSTNFLIHHLTALSQKGFASGVEQIILGAGPVLEVTIFC